The nucleotide sequence aatgatattaagtgattatacaaattgaaAGTGGTTTGATAACATCAGATTTATGTCCAGAAAGGAGAATTAGAGTTtagaaaaaactcaaacatgttcgaagaaagaaaaagaagtaatttttttttttatttaataagtgGGGTATGGGTATTAgacttaattttcttttaaggcTTATAGAATTTGGAGGCCCGACTTGATTGAGCTGCTTGTGCACCTTCAAAGTCGGACATGAATGTCATGTGATATTGATCAACCAGATGTAACAAGTGAATTTACGAGATAGATGATATATATGAGAAGGAAGGCAGATAACAAATATCTTTGAATATCCATTGTCTCTGTCCTGTCAACACCCTATTGGTCCGTGACTAAGCGCGTGTCACAAACGAAGGTGGAATCATATTTCATTATTGTGTTCCAATTCATGCACCACAAGGGAATAAGCCACCTAGATATTGTCCCACACTAATTTTGCTATAAAATTCATGAGCTACCATCTACTCTTACATCAACCGCATCTTATTCTTCCATCCATCTCATTTATCTATCAATTCTCAATTTACACATTCACACCAACAAATGGAAAATTCTTTGGGGAACCATCAAACAGAAATGAATCTTAAGGCTACAGAATTAAGGTTGGGATTACCAGGTAGTGATGAAGTGGAAAAACTTCCATGCAATTTTTCTGTTCTTAGAAACAACAAGAGATCTTCTCCAGAAGAAGCAAGTGATGTAGATTCCATTAGCAAGAGCAAATTGAATAGTTCTAATGGTTCTTCTCATACCACAAATGATGACCAAGATAATGCTCCACCTTCAAAGtaagcaaaatcaaaacatttattttgttttcttcaatttctttagaaaaaaatattagaaaaagttgattaacaacaaaaaattaaatagaaaaaacatttaatttttttttagagatgcTATAGAAATTTGTTCGCAATAGAGATCAAACTCCTTCAGCGTCCTAACTCATACTACTGATGTACCTGAAAAAAAGAATATGTATATGATATGGATATGAATGTTGATTAAAgttatgtattattattatgcaGGGCACAAGTAGTTGGATGGCCACCAATAAGATCTTATAGGAAGAATAGTTTGCAACAAAAGAAGGGTGAAGAGGTTGGGATGTACTTGAAAGTGAGTATGGCTGGTGCACCTTATTTAAGGAAGATAGATCTCAAAGTTTACAAGAGTTACTCAGAACTTCTCAAGGTTTTGGAAAATATGTTCAAGTGTACAATTGGTGAATATTCAGAAAGAGAAGGTTACAATGGATCTGAATTTGTTCCAACTTATGAAGACAAAGATGGTGATTGGATGCTTGTTGGAGATGTTCCTTGGGAGTAAGTTTTCTTCTCCTCTATTAtgtctctctcttttcttttcttttttaattcatattatttaaaataaacatttaattaattaatattgttatctTATGgagttgttttgtttatattaattgCAGAATGTTCATGTCTTCTTGCAAGAGGTTAAGAATTATGAAAGGATCAGAAGCAAAGGGATTGGGTTGTTTTTGAACCAAGAAACAAAGGAAATAACAGTGAAGCCATTCAAGAGAGTTTCCTCTAATTGTCCTCTCAAAATCAGAGGCATACTTAGCTGATTAAAAAAGATAGAGACACGTagaaacttcttttttttttttttctttttttttttcacagcCAATTGCCTCTGATTATGCTTCTTTAAGTATAATAATTCTCTTCTAAATCATCAAAGCCAGGATGGAAAGAGAGAATATGAGAAGCAAATGCTATTTTAAATGTACAGAggatatatacatacataatacttcattttgtcttttatatatttgttcACGTATATATAAGtctaaataaataatgtatacaAGAGAATCACCAAGAAGGTGGAactttattctcttttttctgTAATATGGTTTGGTCTTGATTTGAAATTGAACTGTGTTTCTTTTTGCTTGATTTCAAGTGTTGTATTAAGGCAAATTTTATTTGACGAGTATTTAGCAACGAACTTTGATGCTAAACTTTCTATTATAATGACAAATTAATGTTAGTAGTTAGTGGTTACTGGTTACAAATTATAACTCCTCCCTCAAACCACCTTATCACCCTAAACGTTGATGCTAACTATTTCATTGTCAGAATGATCTTTGAATATACGCTAAAACTATTAGAAGCTACTATTAGTAATTTCAACCAAAGAATAGTAAATTATGGGATCCAAATTTGGGATTTCCTTagattcaattttcaaaaagtttgtcaatttttttttcaaatagttGGTCCAGATAATACAATTCTGGTGGAAATTACTAATAGAATTTAGAAGCTCTATATTATTCAACTGCAATTAATGCCTTGTCCAAAAATATACTATTAGACACTCTATATTATTCAACTGATTATGAATTATGGCATAAGACTAGTTCTATTATGTCAATGAAAAAGTATTAACATAAATCAAGAGTTAATAAAAGTAATATCTTCACTATAAATCAAACTTGCATCCTAGTCTCTATGTAGATCAAACCTTTGGTtaattagaaagaaagaaagaaaaaaaagaagctttCTCAACACTATATGGTGTTTCAATAGTAATGTTGACATCAAATTATTGCTCAAGAGAGATCATGGAGTTCAAAACCGACACAGTTGTGGTGGGACAGACTCCATAACTGTGACAGTGCAAGATTAACTGGACATAATGAACTATCTACAACAGCTGGTTGACATGGTTACGTTTCAAACTTATCAATCTAATAGTAGACCAAGATACATGAATCCTTATAACAGAAACTTGCTCTAATTACTTACGCTTTGTTCTTTAGGAATCTGCTATTTTCGCCATTTTCATGATGTAGACACTTGATTAAGATCTATCATATATATCAATACAGCAGGTTAACGTATATGGCGTGTGTGCAATTCTAAATTTAGTTATTGTTTTGCCAAATTTTCACTAATTCTTCTCATAAATCTTCTCCAGAAAAATTACAATGAACAGGTAGGATCATTCTTGGTACGCATTTCCACATTAAAATGTTAATATCTGTTACATAGCCAAAAATCTAATTCTAAACAATGGTAACCAGGCTGATAAAATAGACTAGACTACTAACACAAATATATCACCAGAGACTATAAACAATGTCCCTATTTGTAGAACCAAAATTTAAGGGCAAAATGCAAACTGCACAAAGAAGTTTCCAGGTTGAAATGGAACATTACATTGGGCAAGGTTTGGCATAGCGTTTAGAAAGACAACATTTCATCTGCGCTCACCATATCTACAGGCATCCTACCATTTTGACCGGTATAAGACCCCATCCTCATGTCTAATATTTCCAGTTGGGATTTGACCCATGGTGGAGTGGATCTACCATCAATCCACAGAGCTTCTCCAGTATCTTTGTGCTTAAAATCAGGAGCTTTGGGGTTCCTCTGCAAAGTTACCAGAAATGTTTGTGAAGACACGGTGCATGAGAAATTCATAACAATTACTCATAAAATGAAATGGAGGAAATTTGTAAACAAAATCTTATTCATTCATCAGTGGTTGTCAACTTAGTTAAACATGGTTATTAAAACATGCAGATAGTTCTCCATGTTAATCCAAATAAAGAAAGTCAAGGTAACAATAATATTATTGGATTGATATGAAGTAATCAAGAAGATGTCTTTTGATTAAATCATTGAAttgttatttatatatattgatcAGGATCTATAAAAATAAACCACTGGCCAAATATTGGAATTATTGTTTCCTTCACTGGTTCTCATTGGCCAAGGCCAATGTACCAAACCACAGTTAAATGATTGACAATCATGCAAAGAACGAAATATAAAAAACCTTGTTCTGAaaaggttttaattttttgtatagaCAAAATTTTCTCATAAATGCAAAAGGGGTACACGGTATGCTGCCAATAGGGTTGACTCTTTgtcaagtttttaaaaaagaaaaacttaaagaaaGAGATATTAAAACAATATTGGAACAATTagaagtttttaaaataaaaacttgtacAAATTGAAATTACCTTCCACGTCTCAACTATTTCACAATTCTCTCATTTAACTTCTTCATGAACAACTATAAGTACATAAAAATTTCTCCAAACATGAAGAACTATAAAGTTGTTTTATCTGAACAAGGGCTTTGGGGTTCAATTCCAGAAACTAATCTTCTATGGATAAGTTATTTATAAGTACCGACATAGATTCCGTCCTAAACTTCAGCTCATAAAATATGAAATGGAGGAAACAATAATATTGGATAAGTATGAAGTAATCGAGATGTCTTTTTGTTCAAATAATTGATTTGTTATTTATGggttcataaaaataaatagctGACTCAATatcatgtcaaaaaaaaataaaattagttgaCTCAATATAATGCAAGCAGCAAGATATTGGAATCATTCCTTTCACCGTTGTCGGTTGATACGTGCTTTGCTGCAAGTGCAGACACCTAATTCTTAATGGAAAAGGTGCCAAGGTACTacaattaaattattgaaaactATGCCAACGTAAAAACCTTGTTCAGAAaaggaatttttattttttggatagaAAAAGTTCTCATTAATGCAGAAGGAGTAGTATGTGGCATGCCAACAGGGTTGACATCTGTTTGATAATTCTCAAAAAACACTTGCAGAAAAAGagataataaaataatcttggaataattataagttttttaaataaaaacttatacGAAATTGAAATTAGCTTCAGCATCTTAACTATTTCACAATTCTATCATTTAACTTCATGAACAACTACAAGTTCATAAGAATTTCTGCAAACATAAAGAACTAAAAATCTGCTTATCTGAACAGAGGCTTTAGGGCTCAACTCCAGAAACTAATCCTTTATGGATAAGTTATTTAAAGTACCGACATAAACCTTGTACTGTGGCGCAAGTCCTAAGCCTAGAAATGGGGCAACCTACCCTTTTCCTAATCCTAAACTTCAGTGCATGAAACATTAAATGGAGGAAATCATTGAAAGGCTAGTAGAAATAGTGTGGTTGAGGTTGATGTCATAGAAGTTTGAGAGAGAATTAACTCCAAATACAATGGGATGTTAACAATAATCAATCAACATGCATGCAATATAAAACTTGCAAGTTGAAACAAACACTTGAAGACACAGAAAAGAAAAAGACGACATTATAGATGAATATGCAACTTTTCTTATTTCACATGATTAGTTAACATTACCTTGTTCCTCCTATTGTCCCACCACTCCCCTGGGTTGGCAAAGAAAGCTTGCCATAATTCCACCACAGAACCAGTCATACCATTTGTAGCATAACTCGCCTTCTTGCCTGAAACAATAACAGAAAAAGGCTCAAAGTTATATGGTAAAAAGCAAAACCCAGATAAAGCAGATAACTACATACTACAATCCACTGGTAAATTCTGTTCAACTTTTACAGGaagcaaaattgattctagaattgattttgacgtTATTTGGATGCTCTTGggatgggaataggccaggctgCCCGTCAGGGGCCTATGACCCGGCCTACTTAAAGTTCGGCTCGGCCTAGCTCGGTTATTAAATAGGTTATGCtcaagctttttaaaaagctcattattttaaataggccaggctaATGCTTATCATGCTCTCAAGTATAATTGATATTGCCTCCAGAATTGGTAATTTGAAGATACAATTTCGAGTTTCTTCCTCTGAAATTGATTTTCAgcctcaaatttattgttcaactcgCTTTACATAATGTCGCTGCAGAACCAAAAGTACACTTAATATATAACTTACCATTGTCATCAGACGTAATGAAATCAAAATCTTGATCATGTGACCGCACCGGCGAGTCACTCCTATCAATGAAATTCAGCTGCTGAGCAACCACCTGAACAAAAATCACAGCACATTGACATTAAATCTGGCATCAacagaatcaaaatcaaaacaaaatttcataatcaaaacaaacacAGCAGTTACAAAAAAACAACCTTATAGTAAGTTTGTTGTTTGCCATCAACAGAATCAACAGTATCAGTAACAAGCCGACCAGAAACATGAATCTGATGACCTTTCTGAACATGTTGAGAAGCAACATGTGCAAGTTCATCCCAGAATGTCAAATGAATCCACGACATTTGCGAAGCATTTTTCTTGACGGAGAGACGAGTCCAAGCAACAACTTTCCCGGAAGGAAGATGTTTGATTTCGATAGGGTTTGCGACGAAGCCGATTAAATTGACGGAGTTGCTGAGGTCCTTGTTCCATGAAATTTCCGGGGGTTTAGGGTATGATGCTGCTCCATTATTGGTGATGGAATTGGAGCACTTCAAGTTGAAATTTCTGTGGATTGGTTTGGAAGAGAGTGTTGTGGAAAATGGGAGTTTGAATTTGGggatgaaattagggttttgaggGAATGTGGTGAGGTTTCTGAAGCGAGTTGATGAAAGTGAAACTGTTTGCTCTAACGCCATTTCTGTCTGCTGCTGCCGTTTCACTCGATGATAAGGGGGGAATTGGCGGTCAATTTCCAGTTTTATTTTGGCGAGACAGTTGCTTTTTTGACAGACAAAATGTCCTAGAAACATAAGTTAACTGCCGCTGATTTTCTATTTATaatcaacggtagttaactaccgttggatGTATTTTAGTAGTTGGAAAAGCAATTCTCTTTtggcgaaacaaaaataaaattgggctttggtctatttatttatattgggAGGAATATCCCCACCATGGCCAACATGACTTAAAAATTGCTCTTTAAACACCTTGAAATTGCCGAAAATGCTTCCATCGGGTCCTAATTCCCGATCGACTAAGATCGGGAGATAAAATCTGATCAGTCCCGAATTGCATTTGCTACCAGATTGGGAGTTACGCCTTGAACATGGATCGGGAGTTAGAACATGATTCGTTccctaaatattaaaattcaaaagCAATTCAACATTACGGAAATTGAGAACACGatataaaattacattaaatATCTAGGCTTAAACGCACTTTTCACCCtctaagtttgcaaaagttgcaattttggcccccttttaaaaaaaatggcaaaagtgacccctcATGTTTACCCCCTTTTGCAAAACCTCAATTTTGACTCAGTCAACCATATGTGTCATGCCACCTGTGtatttcttgattttttattcCACGCgtataattaactaattaaaaaaataataaaaattggcCAAAAAAAGGACAGCACGTgcgagaaagaaagaaagaaaaaagggagAGGTTTCTATTCTCCCTCAACCCACATGTCGCTTCCCTCTTCTCTCTGCAACATTTCGCCGCCACGACCACCATTTTTATTCTCCTTCAATCCACTCGGATCTATAGCATTTTCAAACGGAAGAATTTCTCAAcattcttcatcaacttagcatggtcaAACTTGTCTTGTTCAAGTTTAGTTTCAATCTTGAAACTCCATTTTCTTCCTACCCGTGTACAAATGTTCAAAGCTCCTAAATCTCAAATGAGTTTGATGCAAAATCTCTATTTGGTGTtgtttcaatgaaaaaaaaatgagattttgaatGATGGTAGTTTGACAAAATCGGAACACCGGAGCCGTTCAAAAGCCCTTAATCTCAAATGGGTTTGATTCAAAATCTCAAGTTGGTGTGGTTTCAATGAAGAAAGATGAGATTTTGAAGCAGGTAAAGAGGAGAAAAGGGCGCATAGAATATGGtgttatttcaatatatttggattagaaatgaaagaacaaaaagtgggaagatgaagaaggaaCAAAAATGACAATGAAGACTGAGTTTTAGAATGAATGCTTGAGAGAAAATACTTGTGTATGTTGATATGGTTGTACATGATGTTTTTAGTGTTAATGTTTTAGTTCATTGGTTGTGTAAAGTTAGTGATTTTGATTCCAGATTTtcaattgatgaagatgaagtgtTTCCATTTTTCTCTACTCACATGTCCCAATTTGCCTTttcttttcgtttttttaatttaagatatATACGCgtggaattaattaattaaaaaaataaaaaattaccatGTGGCATGACATGTAGGATTGATCAGGTCAAAATTGGTGTTTTGCAAAATGGGGTAAACATAGGGCcacttttaccattttttttaaaagggggccaaaattacaacttttgcaaacttagaGAGTGAAAAGTAGGTTTAAGCCAAATATCTACCAACACTTTATGCACTTGTAGTTTGAACAAACTCACATATAAAACACTTCATCTTCAGATATCATATATGAAAACAAGGATTGTACATCGCTATCATCCTTAAGAATCTTAGGTTGGTAAACAACAATATCTTTGTAGTTATTATCTGTCATATCTATGTATGATACTTGAACAACAACATGACATGCAATATGACTTTCATCAGGATCATTATCGAAATGGTTAAGTTTTGTCTTTAATTCGTCGAACTTGTCGGTGAGTGTTAAAAACTTCTTAACCGTCTTTTTTCAAAGTTTCATATCTAACATAAGCTTCTTCTATTTGATCTACCTGAGACATGGTTCACGTTAAAGATGCagatataagagaaaatatcagaaaaaaaatgaaatgaaagaaaggaTAAAATGAAATGTAGTGTCattagagaatttttttttattgacatgCCTAGATTGTATCAtattacatattttatataCTTCACATATGTATGTATCATATCACACTCTTACTACGCATCAAGACTCCATAGTTATTGCATCTTTACCCTTTTTACAACATTGTTTAATATTGTCTTACATACGAGGTAGGGGGAAGCAATAGGTCTATTATAGGCTTTGAATTAGGTTCTGGATTAAAATGTGTTATTTTCGAGCAACActataattgttgttgatgCCCTTGAGCAGTATAGAAACTATACATCTGAATTTGCTTTCATAGTAGACAAatataaataagagaaatgatatttgtaaaacCGTTTtctgacaactttttgacaactctctctcatactcacattatactcttatttttttttttttttctctctccgttgtttttgaccaatgaaaagagaggaaaaaaaagttgttacatAAGTTGTCTCatttagttgttcaaataacactactctataaataaataagttagcttatgaaaaataatttacgCAAATAATTAAgcttttatatttaatttataagtttttactaacaaaaattgtatctttataaacgttttttttcataaactaccttgacaagcttgttaataatatataaaagcttatttatttgcataagcttaaaaataagtcaatcaaaTCAGGCTCCAAGACCTCTTCTATGATACTCCAAGCAATTAGGTTGAGTTTTTGAGACCtcaattgtttatttattgctagtgaaataatttaactttccttccataaaataaataataactaaGTGGATGAACTCAAATGTTTAATGAATATTAATTAAGGTTGAATCGTTAAGTACTAAAGAGtatttgagtttgatttatAAATGAAACAATCATTAAGTACCACAAGATTGGAAAGTAATAATCTCTTCCTCAAGCCAATCCATCCAATAGTCAACAAACAAGCCACATCActtttgacaaattttaataaaaattaacttcTTAGCACACTTCAGCATTCAAGATGGAAGTTATACCATTCACATAAgaatgaatactatgatttgcATTTCCAAGAGGCATAAATACTTGCATCTATAGTATAACTTCCATCTTGAATGTTGTTTAGTGTTTTTATATGATATCCATGCTTCCTATCAATTTGTAATTCAATACACAAATTAATAGGTTCTGTTAGGTTAACTATATGTTGTGTATTATCAACAATTTCCACCGAAGGTGGTAAAATGATGTCTTGAGCAGTTACATATCCCATGACCTTTGAAACAAATAGATGCGTCCCGAGTTCCATACAAATTacttttcaatatattttctttcaaattcattaaaatttcaTGTATTGATTCTTGAATACCTAATATGGTAGAATATTCATGTGGTATTTTCTCAGATTTTGCACGTGTGATACATGTTCCCTCTATTTCTCCAAACAAAATTCTTCGCATTGCAATGCCTATTATATGTGCTTGATCTTTCCTAAGTGGAGTCAGAATAAAGCGTCCATAATAAAGACACTTACTATCTACCCTTGATTCAACACACTTCCATTGTAGTGTCCGAGTAGATACTTTAACTTTTTCTCGAatcatattaatatatttttatgaaactctagatttaattgtttatttctcTTGAAATCTCTTtctttaatgtttatttttagtttcacACACGTCTTTTTTTAGGAGCCCTACATCCATTATGTGGCATAGGGGTTACATCCCCTATAAATCTTAATAGTATACCACTTCTACGAATAGCTCTTAATGCCGCATCTCTTCCTAAACCGGGACCTTTTATTATGACTTCTGCTCGTTGCATGCCTTGATCTATCCATACAGCACGTAAAAGTTGAGAGCATGGTTTCTGTCACTTAAGAGTTAGGAATCAGGTCAAAGCTTCCTGATTGAGAGCCACTTGCTTGGGCACAATCAAGTTCCATTACTTGATTATACCTTAATATGAATTGGGTTAGGAGAGCACATTACTTGTCATTCCATCTCTCCTCCCATTATAAAAAGAGGTCCAATtacttttttgaataaacaactCACGCCCACACACACcgcaaataaacaaaaaacatcatcattttcttctGGACTTGCAACACCAGCATTCTTAAAGCAACCATTATCTATTGCACTTCAACATTTCATATCCTCTAGAGTTACATCACTAATAAATACTATATGGATACCACCCTAACCTTTTACAAGGTCCCACATCCCACTACAAAAACTAAAAACCCCACTATCAAAGCACTTACATCATCTTCCACTAACCTCCATccttttttatacaaaaaggaaaagcatattaaattaattttgacaagTTATTTCCCTTTACAAGAAATTTTCCATGGACAGGATAGGGTTTGCTTGCATTTTTTTAGGTATTGACACTGAACCCTGTATTGACAAAAGCTGAAACAAccgcaaaaaaagaaaagactaTGGCATCCTACTTTGAATGCAACTTTATGCAAATCAATGACTAAGATTAAGGAGGTTAGGAACAGACAAATAACTTGTGGGCCCCAGAAGTAGTAGATGAGGTGCTCGATGGGACCACTGGATGATGTGCCAAGCATTGTTGAAGGCATGTCTATGGAGGAGGAATAGTTTCAGGCTTAACTATACTGGAGTTGTCTGATGGTTGCGATTGGTATATTGCAGATGCCAGTGAGATGGGCATTATGCAAAGAGCCTTTGATTGAAGAAACTGCATCGCAGCCCCAACATTTTCTTCCATGAGCTTAGCTACTTGCTTTTCTGTGCCATCATTAGACCACTTCTCCCAAGCTGGTTGGTTTCTCCCACTATCACTTCCTTCTTCCTGAACAAtactaaattttataaattgtcTGGAGAGAGAAACAAATTTATGCCAACGACATGATTTGAATAATTACCTCGACTGACGATAATGGGATGTCAGTTACCAGTGGAGCCACTGCACCGGCTCCACCCAATCTACTCATGCTCAAAACCTGAAAGATAGACAAAAGAACAATCATTGAAAATCTTCAGCACTCTTAGTTTCATGTTGCtgacaaatttaaatttggattcaATGAAGAGCCTTGctttcactttcatgtacaaacaGCAATACGTATGTACTTCCCACATGTGTCCAGAGAAATCACTGGAACTGCAAACATTTTTGTTGAAAACTAGATATTGGTTTTTACTATTCACACATTGAAAATTAGACCTATTTGGTGAACGGCAATTGAGTCCACAGTTGAAGACCTTCGGATAGTTGGATATTATTGGGTGGCTAAAGTagcaacaacatagcatgaaaATAGCAtcatttaattgtattttaataTTCACCGGTCATCgggaataaaatcaaatggcTAATGGGTCCCATACCAAAGTGGCATCTCAGACTCACAATTACCAGTTGAATCCCAACAAAATGATGATTACTAAGGGTGAGAGGTCAAAAGGCATAGGTAAATATGTTTAACATAATAAACAACAAATCCAGTTCAAGCTAACCTTAATTATAATTTAGACCTAATAAAGATAGAAATCAAATGTGAAATCCATGAAGCTCACAAAAGCACTAACCTTCACTTGAAGCCTTAAGAATTTGACATAATCCACAATTTCATCTAGCATGGCAGCTCGATCAGTCTGAATAAAGTACAAATACACAGTTTTATAAACATTGGAAATAATATACAGAAGAGGACCAAGAG is from Medicago truncatula cultivar Jemalong A17 chromosome 1, MtrunA17r5.0-ANR, whole genome shotgun sequence and encodes:
- the LOC11423120 gene encoding protein OSB2, chloroplastic — protein: MALEQTVSLSSTRFRNLTTFPQNPNFIPKFKLPFSTTLSSKPIHRNFNLKCSNSITNNGAASYPKPPEISWNKDLSNSVNLIGFVANPIEIKHLPSGKVVAWTRLSVKKNASQMSWIHLTFWDELAHVASQHVQKGHQIHVSGRLVTDTVDSVDGKQQTYYKVVAQQLNFIDRSDSPVRSHDQDFDFITSDDNGKKASYATNGMTGSVVELWQAFFANPGEWWDNRRNKRNPKAPDFKHKDTGEALWIDGRSTPPWVKSQLEILDMRMGSYTGQNGRMPVDMVSADEMLSF
- the LOC11431266 gene encoding auxin-induced protein 22D encodes the protein MENSLGNHQTEMNLKATELRLGLPGSDEVEKLPCNFSVLRNNKRSSPEEASDVDSISKSKLNSSNGSSHTTNDDQDNAPPSKAQVVGWPPIRSYRKNSLQQKKGEEVGMYLKVSMAGAPYLRKIDLKVYKSYSELLKVLENMFKCTIGEYSEREGYNGSEFVPTYEDKDGDWMLVGDVPWEMFMSSCKRLRIMKGSEAKGLGCF